From a single Novipirellula galeiformis genomic region:
- a CDS encoding Kelch repeat-containing protein yields the protein MKTIQNIAIATLFTFVSLFGTLHAEAHFPWLAVDGEGKPVLFFGEDLSDRTYPFPDSMREFKIQQRDKAGQSQRFEMKPVSTETLVGLKASESAKSEGSLYGTQPYGIYHGSKLVYFVQHFPGSGPSTWIDSASDSMLRASITPHGDGIRVAVHWNDQPLTNVEVKLFCREGHQEAAAKTSEQGVVTFTGDELEAGLNAVMVGFTDSGASGTFESVPFQATSNYLTATFNWPDQSSDSGSGDSGSSDSGSSDSGSSPKVAKPSSMTKADFSVNVHPSSLPDLPLELTSFGGAIAKGTLFVYGGHTGNAHSYSTAEQSDALWSLDLQGGKEWVSLPSGPRLQGLAMVGHGDSVVRIGGFTAMNEEGDEQDLQSQGSVSRYDVATRTWKELTALPEPRSSHAAAVIGNDVYVVGGWSMAGESETKWLGTAWTADLSKEPLQWKAMSSPTFRRRALSVAAHQGRIYAVGGMDQDSGPSTRVDVYDPKSAQWTQGPALVGEPMTGFGCWAQSLGGRLYVSTISGNIQRLSEDEQAWEIVGHYEPARFFHCMLPLTEKSMVMVGGANMSIGRFTNLDKVEIE from the coding sequence ATGAAGACCATACAAAACATCGCGATCGCGACTTTATTCACATTCGTTAGTTTGTTCGGCACGCTCCACGCCGAGGCCCATTTCCCTTGGCTCGCAGTGGATGGCGAGGGGAAACCGGTGTTATTTTTTGGTGAAGATCTCAGTGATCGCACCTACCCGTTTCCCGACTCGATGCGGGAGTTCAAGATCCAGCAACGCGACAAGGCGGGGCAATCACAGCGATTCGAGATGAAGCCCGTTTCGACGGAAACGTTGGTAGGGCTGAAAGCGAGCGAATCCGCCAAGTCCGAAGGTTCGCTCTACGGCACGCAACCGTACGGAATTTATCACGGTTCAAAGCTGGTCTATTTTGTTCAGCACTTTCCTGGATCGGGGCCATCGACGTGGATTGATTCGGCGAGCGATTCGATGCTGCGAGCGTCGATCACACCGCACGGCGATGGAATCCGCGTTGCGGTTCACTGGAACGACCAACCGTTAACGAACGTCGAAGTGAAACTCTTTTGCCGCGAAGGTCATCAGGAAGCGGCGGCAAAGACCAGCGAGCAGGGCGTCGTCACATTCACGGGCGACGAACTCGAAGCCGGGTTGAACGCCGTAATGGTTGGCTTCACTGACTCGGGTGCATCGGGTACCTTTGAGAGTGTGCCCTTCCAGGCGACGAGCAACTACCTAACCGCCACCTTTAACTGGCCGGACCAGAGTAGCGATTCGGGCAGCGGCGATTCGGGCAGCAGCGATTCGGGCAGCAGCGATTCCGGCAGCAGCCCCAAGGTGGCTAAACCCTCTTCGATGACAAAGGCGGACTTCTCCGTGAACGTGCATCCATCCTCGCTTCCCGATCTGCCGTTGGAGTTGACCAGTTTTGGTGGCGCGATCGCTAAGGGAACCTTGTTCGTCTACGGTGGCCATACCGGCAACGCCCATTCGTATTCCACCGCGGAACAATCTGATGCGCTATGGTCGTTGGATCTTCAGGGCGGCAAGGAGTGGGTTTCGCTACCATCGGGACCCCGCTTGCAGGGACTGGCGATGGTCGGTCACGGTGATTCGGTCGTTCGCATCGGTGGGTTTACGGCGATGAACGAGGAAGGCGACGAGCAGGACTTGCAATCGCAAGGGAGCGTTAGCCGATATGACGTTGCCACCCGAACGTGGAAAGAGTTGACGGCGCTTCCCGAACCGCGATCGTCGCATGCTGCCGCAGTCATTGGCAACGACGTTTACGTTGTGGGCGGTTGGTCGATGGCGGGCGAAAGCGAAACCAAGTGGTTGGGAACCGCATGGACCGCCGATCTAAGCAAAGAGCCTTTGCAATGGAAAGCGATGTCGTCGCCGACGTTTCGGCGTCGCGCCTTGTCGGTTGCCGCCCACCAGGGGCGCATCTACGCCGTCGGTGGAATGGACCAAGACAGCGGGCCGAGCACGCGAGTGGATGTTTATGATCCTAAGTCAGCCCAATGGACCCAGGGGCCTGCGTTGGTCGGCGAACCGATGACCGGCTTTGGGTGCTGGGCACAATCGCTCGGGGGCCGGCTGTACGTCAGCACGATTAGCGGCAACATCCAACGATTGAGTGAGGACGAGCAGGCGTGGGAAATCGTGGGCCACTACGAACCCGCTCGGTTCTTCCACTGCATGTTGCCGTTGACGGAAAAATCGATGGTGATGGTCGGCGGGGCGAACATGTCGATCGGCCGATTCACCAATCTCGATAAGGTGGAAATCGAGTAG
- a CDS encoding glycosyltransferase family 9 protein has product MSKPKTESRRGPRILIARLSAIGDAILTLPVACALRAKFPDAYLGWVVERKAAPMVRGHRALDAVISLERNWFLSPKGIHTARAQLRPHRFDISLDCQGNTKSALAGWISGANQRIGYAGQYGGELSRLMNNVRIAPAFRHLTDRSLELLTPLGLRSPSVHWDLPVSDASVVWASRWRRTIPSKRIAVLNPGGTWPSKRWEASRFAQTAVYLKHRYGYQSAVVWGTGEERAMADKIVAQADGAAVLAPHTDLHHLAALISNANLFISGDTGPLHIAVAVGTPTIGLYGATRPGDSGPYGQIAIQKAYESSSRRQRSNANNSAMRAIQVADVCAAIDELQGKQPLVGAA; this is encoded by the coding sequence ATGTCCAAACCAAAAACCGAGTCCCGACGTGGACCTCGTATTCTGATCGCTCGCCTGAGCGCAATTGGAGATGCGATTTTGACGCTCCCCGTTGCCTGCGCCTTGCGTGCCAAATTCCCCGACGCCTATCTAGGTTGGGTGGTGGAGCGAAAAGCGGCACCGATGGTGCGGGGGCACCGAGCCCTCGACGCAGTGATTTCACTGGAGCGCAACTGGTTTCTCTCTCCCAAGGGGATTCACACGGCACGTGCACAGTTGAGGCCCCATCGATTCGACATTTCGCTCGATTGCCAAGGGAACACCAAGTCGGCCTTGGCCGGATGGATCTCCGGCGCGAACCAGCGAATCGGTTATGCGGGGCAATACGGGGGTGAACTCAGCCGGTTGATGAACAACGTGCGTATCGCTCCTGCGTTTCGACACCTCACCGATCGCTCCCTTGAACTGCTCACGCCCCTTGGCCTTCGTTCTCCTTCGGTTCACTGGGACTTGCCGGTCTCGGATGCCTCCGTCGTTTGGGCTTCACGATGGCGCCGCACCATTCCAAGCAAGCGTATTGCCGTCCTCAACCCAGGAGGAACATGGCCTTCGAAGCGATGGGAAGCGAGTCGTTTTGCACAAACCGCCGTCTACCTAAAGCATCGCTACGGCTATCAGTCCGCGGTGGTATGGGGCACCGGCGAAGAGCGAGCGATGGCCGATAAGATCGTGGCCCAAGCCGACGGAGCGGCCGTATTGGCGCCCCACACCGATCTACATCACCTCGCGGCACTGATTAGTAACGCTAATTTATTCATTAGCGGGGACACCGGGCCGTTGCACATCGCGGTTGCAGTCGGCACCCCAACCATCGGGCTGTATGGCGCAACACGTCCCGGTGATTCGGGACCTTATGGTCAGATTGCGATTCAAAAAGCATACGAATCGAGCTCGCGAAGGCAGCGCAGCAATGCCAACAACTCCGCAATGCGGGCGATCCAAGTCGCGGACGTTTGCGCTGCGATCGATGAACTGCAGGGAAAACAACCGCTAGTCGGAGCCGCGTAG
- a CDS encoding serine/threonine-protein kinase, which translates to MRNLRENEEFFPVDPASDTKVRGQRDRETHLPDGSTDQFIPPWKPGDQLGSFVLGELLGKGSSGFVYRACNKDTGHHCALKLLTPAKCENLVRNKLGFRRMIPLRHPGLIHVDRIHYLDGYIAFSMEEVKGQTFAVGVWELTQADNDGYRHLLSLMRQYASALAVMHSNGLVHRDIKPQNLMIDHQGRGRLIDYGLVGTIDIADDPNGFRDYLVGAPHFFAPESLWEQYYLPASDVFSLGLVMLDALRVLDRSSDPLHLSIERSQDCRREDEAMISEAVEDLSSDVPTVLREACLEMLQSDPVDRPTAAELSRLGLSTSPRFLFLDRPIIGREKELNQAFAWVDSIFDGGVGRLHIEGESGVGKSCLVEEIEQYVRSKRWGQLFQAKCRSGEDFPMQAFDQIADTIATRYMKSDREIMQLDPVSAEFLHSAFPVLKDVVQASVSAVPVRKVSQRLDAIEAGVRLSEELRLMGPLILLIDDVHWADRDSLNVLDRLQNVSGGMLGIITISRPKGDRQVSPPHLKLSIDPLSHAASKELLLHAARRWSVQLDHDALESLITAAQGSPLRLVDFTEEFHPGGLLHHTVTGERADGELGSMSNIERLWELRVARLSAEARTALSYIVTAENLISAEQLSELTGLGESIDAVLSELVQQRLVRDDITGDECISVYHDSIADNLAKTLTEEQKRECHLAWARLLSRQNQGGKLAARIAGHFFNAHEPSRAVSFAILAAEDADRCFAKTESARWHARAIDHLHGPERIERIRIAAETFIEADRLADAAKYFQMLALEVGHKESVNYRLKATSLLIRSGFFQEARDQLRTLTELLNLPSAKPRWLSQINIARLLLNFAYVSMRGASKRPDDQAATDETVIRNRQRLNLCLSISNPLAMFDNLHAFELNIVGSGLAIRYGNEAERILVEVGNALFSSRDRGAKRIRSEIVMQQLLPRAIATKNAKVIGDVWAGIGFLQGLAMRWSSVEAPMTKCLNHYSEHQDHVGQELCHVRAMSLCALWHIGRWGQMRSMGEEMLELSQQRNDQLQWMIMSSGHGGVTWLMRDQVEESERIRIQNAAKMGQSRDVQMLDFFEWISLMQIDLYKGDYQGASQRLSKMPSSWHNLMVSIVQAHRVMVQQFVALVGLHLLKQNPQGPWGKQVKKAIVRLRRERNPFAEAMAHFYEGLLLQLTACSPKDIAEARKHLVIAWEMSKEDRLRPYQLAAEDAIAVIDHGKSAGRLIQRMDHHGIVDSQRFSRLYTI; encoded by the coding sequence ATGCGGAATCTACGTGAGAACGAAGAATTTTTTCCCGTCGATCCTGCCTCGGACACTAAGGTGCGTGGACAGCGGGATCGCGAAACCCATTTGCCCGACGGTTCGACCGATCAGTTCATTCCCCCATGGAAACCCGGGGACCAGCTCGGTTCGTTTGTGCTTGGGGAATTGCTCGGCAAAGGATCCAGTGGATTTGTTTATCGCGCGTGCAACAAAGACACGGGGCATCATTGCGCACTGAAGCTTCTGACGCCCGCCAAGTGCGAGAATTTGGTGCGCAACAAACTTGGCTTCCGCCGCATGATCCCTCTGCGACATCCGGGTTTAATCCATGTCGACCGAATTCATTATCTCGACGGCTACATTGCCTTTTCCATGGAAGAGGTCAAAGGGCAAACGTTTGCGGTGGGGGTTTGGGAGCTGACCCAAGCTGACAACGATGGCTACCGACACCTACTCTCGTTGATGCGTCAATACGCATCGGCATTGGCGGTCATGCATTCCAACGGCTTGGTGCATCGCGATATCAAGCCCCAAAACTTAATGATCGATCATCAGGGGCGGGGCCGTTTGATCGATTACGGACTGGTTGGCACGATTGACATTGCAGATGATCCGAATGGATTTCGCGATTACTTGGTGGGGGCACCGCACTTCTTTGCACCGGAGAGCCTGTGGGAGCAATACTATTTACCCGCCAGCGATGTGTTCAGCCTTGGCTTGGTCATGCTCGATGCACTGCGAGTTTTGGACCGTTCGAGCGATCCACTACACCTCTCGATCGAACGCTCCCAAGATTGTCGTCGTGAAGACGAAGCGATGATCAGTGAAGCGGTAGAGGACTTGTCATCGGATGTCCCCACTGTGCTGCGTGAAGCATGTCTAGAGATGCTACAAAGTGATCCCGTGGATCGCCCTACCGCCGCGGAACTATCGCGACTTGGCTTATCGACGTCACCGCGTTTTCTATTCCTCGACCGTCCCATCATTGGACGCGAGAAAGAGTTGAACCAAGCATTTGCTTGGGTTGATAGTATTTTCGACGGCGGGGTGGGCCGTCTTCATATCGAGGGCGAATCGGGAGTCGGTAAAAGTTGCTTGGTGGAAGAGATTGAGCAATACGTTCGCTCCAAGCGATGGGGACAACTGTTCCAGGCGAAGTGCCGGTCGGGTGAAGACTTTCCGATGCAAGCCTTCGATCAAATCGCCGACACCATTGCGACTCGCTATATGAAAAGCGATCGAGAAATCATGCAACTCGATCCCGTCAGCGCCGAGTTTTTGCACTCCGCGTTTCCCGTGCTGAAGGACGTTGTGCAAGCCAGCGTTTCGGCAGTCCCGGTCCGAAAAGTTTCCCAGCGACTCGATGCAATCGAAGCGGGAGTGCGATTAAGCGAAGAACTGCGATTGATGGGACCGTTAATCCTCTTGATTGATGACGTTCATTGGGCGGATCGCGACAGTCTAAACGTGCTGGATCGTCTTCAAAATGTGTCGGGGGGCATGCTTGGGATCATTACGATTTCACGTCCTAAAGGGGACCGGCAAGTCTCGCCACCGCACCTGAAACTATCAATCGATCCATTATCGCACGCGGCGTCCAAGGAACTACTATTGCATGCCGCTCGTCGGTGGTCGGTACAACTCGACCACGACGCATTGGAATCACTGATTACCGCAGCCCAAGGCTCCCCGCTTCGCCTCGTCGACTTTACCGAAGAATTCCATCCCGGAGGATTGCTACACCATACCGTCACAGGCGAACGTGCCGACGGGGAATTGGGAAGCATGTCGAACATCGAGCGGCTCTGGGAATTGCGTGTCGCACGATTGAGTGCAGAAGCCAGGACCGCACTCTCGTATATCGTGACTGCGGAAAATTTGATATCGGCGGAACAACTCAGTGAGCTGACCGGGCTTGGCGAGTCGATTGACGCGGTGCTTTCAGAACTCGTCCAACAGCGATTGGTACGCGATGATATCACCGGCGACGAGTGCATCTCGGTCTACCACGACAGCATCGCGGACAACTTGGCGAAAACGCTAACGGAGGAGCAAAAACGCGAATGTCATTTAGCTTGGGCGAGGCTGCTTTCTCGCCAAAATCAAGGCGGTAAATTAGCGGCGCGTATCGCCGGCCATTTCTTCAATGCCCATGAACCGAGTCGCGCGGTTTCCTTCGCAATTCTTGCTGCGGAGGACGCAGACCGCTGCTTTGCGAAAACCGAATCCGCTCGTTGGCACGCCAGAGCGATTGACCACCTGCATGGCCCCGAACGCATCGAACGGATTCGCATCGCCGCAGAGACGTTTATCGAAGCCGATCGACTCGCTGATGCCGCAAAGTACTTCCAAATGCTCGCGTTGGAGGTCGGCCATAAAGAGAGCGTCAACTATCGATTGAAGGCAACCTCACTTTTGATTCGCAGCGGATTTTTCCAGGAGGCACGTGATCAGCTTCGCACGCTAACTGAATTACTTAATTTGCCGTCTGCAAAACCGCGTTGGTTAAGCCAGATCAATATTGCCCGTTTGCTGCTGAATTTTGCTTACGTGTCGATGCGAGGGGCGAGCAAACGACCGGACGATCAAGCCGCTACCGATGAAACGGTGATTCGCAATCGCCAACGTTTGAATCTATGCCTGTCGATCTCAAACCCGTTAGCGATGTTCGATAACCTACATGCCTTCGAATTGAACATCGTCGGGTCCGGCCTTGCCATTCGCTATGGCAACGAAGCTGAACGAATCCTGGTGGAAGTCGGCAACGCCCTCTTTTCGTCGCGTGACCGTGGAGCGAAACGGATCCGTAGTGAGATCGTGATGCAGCAACTCTTGCCGCGAGCGATTGCAACCAAAAACGCAAAAGTGATCGGGGACGTCTGGGCTGGAATCGGTTTTTTACAAGGGCTCGCGATGCGTTGGAGCAGCGTGGAGGCGCCGATGACAAAGTGCTTGAATCATTACAGTGAACATCAGGACCACGTAGGCCAAGAACTTTGCCATGTCCGCGCCATGAGCCTGTGCGCTCTATGGCATATCGGTCGCTGGGGACAAATGCGCAGTATGGGCGAAGAAATGCTTGAGCTTTCCCAGCAGCGAAACGATCAACTGCAATGGATGATCATGAGCAGTGGCCACGGCGGCGTCACGTGGTTGATGCGAGACCAGGTGGAAGAAAGCGAGCGGATTCGCATTCAAAATGCAGCAAAAATGGGGCAGAGCCGGGACGTGCAAATGCTCGATTTCTTTGAGTGGATCTCGTTGATGCAAATCGACCTCTACAAAGGGGATTACCAAGGGGCGTCGCAGCGACTGAGCAAGATGCCGTCCTCATGGCACAATCTAATGGTTTCCATAGTCCAGGCGCATCGCGTGATGGTGCAGCAATTTGTAGCCTTGGTTGGGTTGCATCTGCTTAAACAAAATCCACAAGGACCTTGGGGCAAGCAAGTCAAAAAGGCGATTGTGCGATTGCGTCGTGAGCGGAATCCGTTCGCGGAAGCCATGGCTCACTTCTACGAAGGACTACTGCTGCAGCTCACCGCGTGCTCGCCCAAAGACATTGCCGAGGCGCGAAAGCATCTCGTGATCGCCTGGGAAATGAGCAAAGAGGATCGACTTCGCCCGTACCAATTGGCGGCCGAAGATGCGATCGCGGTGATCGACCATGGCAAGTCCGCCGGGCGTCTGATCCAGCGAATGGACCACCATGGCATCGTCGACTCCCAGCGATTTTCGCGACTCTACACGATTTAA
- a CDS encoding ribonucleoside-diphosphate reductase subunit alpha has protein sequence MSDTRSEKAGPVGAVLKVRKRDGREVDMDRSRIASAIEKAFHAELNLADGQPLGAEIDQDILAIIEQVYASASSKASKGCLSVEQIQDVVEIGLMRREHFHVARRYILYRTEHARLRAVRHVDADLDELAVENREATPRMRLQIEPGVYVAFSEARLQSFLDSIPESRLPGIETEEVIAEVIRGSFDGMTPGDIARALVLSARSRIERSLDYDRFAAALQLAIVYRQTLDVTQSDEHFETTYRDRFEHYVIEGVRCGRLSEQLRSFDLERIAAALLPERDKLFRYLGVQTIYDRYLLHVEGRRIETPQYFWMRVAMGLALREEEDQRTARAIEFYQLLSSFRFTSATPTLFNSGTRHPQLSSCYLTTVQDDLAHIFKSIGDNAMLSKWAGGLGNDWTSVRATGSLIKGTNGTSQGVIPFLKIVNDAAVAVNQGGKRKGAVCAYMEPWHLDFEEFLDLRKNTGDDRRRTHDMHTAAWIPDLFMQRLRDGGMWTMFSPDEASDLHDAYGQRFRERYEYYEELAAAGKMKQHRQLPAIELWRKLLTRTFETGHPWVTFKDPSNIRSPQDHAGVVHSSNLCTEILLNTSADETAVCNLGSVNLAAHVVDGRLDHALLQATISTAMRMLDNVIDINYYPTPEARNANQRHRPVGLGMMGYQDALHQLGIAVASDEAVEFADRSMEAISYFALLASTELAAERGHYESYRGSKWDRGLLPIDTIELLQQQRGDTIDVDRSETMDWQLVRDAVAAHGMRNSNCLAIAPTATISTIIGVTQSIEPTYKLLYAKSNLSGEFTQINEPLVNVLREHGLWDAQMLDDLKYHDGSLADIQRVPEPIRRLFATAFEIEPQWLIEAASRRQKWIDQGQSLNLYLAKPSGKAIDSMYKLAWQRGLKTTYYLRSLAATQVEKSTVDVNRHGIQPRWMKSASESSEIRIDRGPQPVPSACSIEDPDCEACQ, from the coding sequence ATGAGTGATACGAGATCGGAAAAGGCTGGCCCGGTCGGTGCCGTGCTAAAGGTCCGCAAACGTGACGGTCGCGAGGTCGACATGGACCGCAGTCGAATCGCGTCGGCCATCGAAAAGGCGTTTCATGCGGAATTGAATCTAGCCGATGGACAACCGCTTGGTGCAGAGATTGACCAAGATATCCTCGCGATCATCGAGCAAGTCTATGCGTCGGCATCGTCCAAAGCGTCGAAGGGATGCTTGAGCGTCGAACAGATTCAAGATGTCGTCGAAATTGGCTTGATGCGGCGTGAACATTTCCATGTCGCTCGCCGATACATTTTGTACCGCACCGAGCATGCGCGGTTGCGAGCGGTGCGGCATGTCGATGCGGACTTGGACGAATTGGCGGTTGAAAACCGCGAGGCGACACCACGGATGCGATTGCAAATCGAACCGGGGGTGTATGTGGCGTTTTCCGAAGCGAGGTTGCAATCGTTTCTCGACTCGATTCCCGAGTCCCGATTGCCGGGTATCGAGACCGAGGAAGTGATTGCCGAAGTGATCCGAGGTTCGTTCGATGGGATGACTCCGGGTGACATTGCACGCGCCCTGGTGCTGTCGGCGCGCAGTCGCATCGAACGCAGTCTTGACTACGATCGGTTTGCCGCCGCGTTGCAGTTAGCGATCGTCTATCGACAAACGCTCGATGTGACTCAAAGCGATGAACATTTTGAAACGACCTATCGCGATCGTTTTGAGCACTACGTCATCGAGGGCGTTCGCTGTGGACGATTGTCCGAACAATTACGCTCCTTCGATCTCGAGAGAATTGCCGCGGCCTTGTTGCCCGAACGAGACAAGTTGTTTCGTTATTTGGGCGTCCAGACGATCTATGATCGTTACTTGTTACATGTCGAAGGCCGACGCATCGAAACCCCCCAATACTTTTGGATGCGGGTCGCGATGGGATTGGCGCTGCGTGAAGAGGAGGACCAGAGAACTGCACGCGCGATTGAGTTCTACCAACTCCTTTCTTCGTTTCGCTTTACCAGTGCGACGCCGACGTTGTTTAATTCGGGGACTCGACATCCGCAATTGAGCAGTTGCTATTTGACGACGGTGCAAGACGATTTGGCACACATTTTCAAGAGCATTGGTGACAACGCCATGCTGTCGAAATGGGCTGGTGGATTGGGCAACGACTGGACCTCCGTGCGCGCGACCGGTTCGTTAATCAAAGGCACCAACGGCACCAGCCAAGGGGTGATTCCGTTTTTAAAAATCGTCAACGATGCTGCGGTCGCGGTGAATCAGGGGGGCAAACGCAAAGGAGCGGTGTGCGCCTACATGGAACCATGGCACCTCGATTTTGAAGAGTTTCTCGATCTCCGTAAGAACACCGGCGATGATCGGCGGCGAACCCATGACATGCACACCGCAGCATGGATTCCAGACCTCTTCATGCAGCGACTACGTGATGGCGGGATGTGGACCATGTTTAGCCCCGACGAGGCGAGCGATTTGCATGACGCCTATGGGCAACGCTTCCGCGAGCGATACGAGTACTACGAAGAGCTTGCCGCGGCGGGGAAAATGAAACAGCATCGCCAACTGCCCGCGATCGAGCTATGGCGAAAATTGCTGACGCGAACGTTTGAAACCGGGCATCCGTGGGTGACGTTCAAAGATCCGTCGAACATCCGTAGCCCGCAAGACCATGCCGGCGTGGTTCATAGCAGCAACCTGTGCACGGAAATCTTGCTCAATACCAGCGCGGACGAGACGGCGGTTTGCAACCTGGGCAGCGTCAATCTTGCCGCCCACGTGGTCGACGGTCGTTTGGATCACGCGTTGCTCCAAGCGACGATCTCGACCGCGATGCGAATGCTCGACAATGTGATCGACATCAATTACTACCCCACACCGGAAGCTCGTAACGCGAATCAGCGTCACCGCCCGGTCGGGTTAGGAATGATGGGCTATCAAGACGCGCTGCACCAATTGGGGATCGCCGTTGCCAGTGACGAAGCGGTTGAGTTCGCCGATCGCAGTATGGAAGCGATTAGCTACTTTGCGCTGCTCGCATCGACCGAATTGGCTGCCGAGCGTGGGCACTACGAATCGTATCGCGGCTCGAAGTGGGACCGGGGTTTGTTGCCGATCGACACCATCGAGCTGTTGCAACAACAACGCGGCGACACCATCGATGTCGATCGCAGTGAGACGATGGATTGGCAACTCGTTCGCGATGCGGTTGCCGCCCATGGGATGCGAAACAGCAATTGCTTGGCGATCGCGCCGACCGCGACCATCTCCACCATTATCGGGGTGACGCAATCGATTGAGCCGACCTACAAGCTGTTGTACGCCAAAAGCAATCTGTCGGGTGAATTCACACAGATCAATGAACCGCTGGTCAATGTGCTTCGGGAGCACGGTTTGTGGGACGCCCAAATGCTCGATGATCTGAAGTACCACGACGGTTCGTTGGCTGATATCCAGCGAGTCCCTGAGCCGATTCGACGGTTGTTCGCCACCGCCTTTGAGATCGAGCCACAGTGGTTGATCGAGGCGGCGTCGCGACGACAAAAGTGGATCGACCAAGGCCAGTCGCTAAACCTGTATTTGGCCAAGCCGAGCGGCAAAGCGATCGACTCGATGTACAAACTTGCCTGGCAACGCGGTTTGAAGACGACGTATTACTTGCGTTCACTCGCCGCGACGCAAGTTGAAAAGTCGACGGTCGACGTAAATCGTCATGGCATCCAACCTCGTTGGATGAAATCGGCCAGCGAGTCAAGTGAGATTCGCATCGACCGCGGACCGCAGCCAGTGCCGTCGGCGTGTTCGATTGAAGATCCTGACTGCGAGGCGTGCCAATAG
- a CDS encoding ribonucleotide-diphosphate reductase subunit beta, whose protein sequence is MSHSNPNETQATRFAANEKRLINCSQVDVNQLMPLKYNWAWEHYQNGCANHWMPTEVPMTKDIETWRSDRMSDAERRVIMRNLGFFSTAESLVGNNLVLAIFKHVTNAECRQYLLRQAFEEAVHSHTFLYVVDSLGLNEGEVFNMYHEVPSIARKDAFETELTAEVLDPHFTTSTEEGAQTFLKNLIGYYLIMEGVFFYTGFVMMLSFHRRNLMTGIGEQFQYILRDETIHLNFGIDLINGIKAENPQLWTESFQHAMIDRVKQAVELELEYASDCLPTGILGLNHDLFRDYVQHIADRRLERIGLPMQYGSSNPFPWMSETMDLAKEKNFFETRVTEYQSAGSLSWD, encoded by the coding sequence ATGTCCCATTCCAATCCAAATGAAACTCAAGCCACTCGCTTTGCTGCAAACGAAAAACGATTGATCAATTGCAGCCAAGTTGACGTCAATCAATTGATGCCGCTGAAGTACAACTGGGCCTGGGAGCACTATCAAAACGGCTGCGCCAATCATTGGATGCCGACCGAAGTTCCGATGACCAAGGACATTGAAACGTGGCGGAGCGATCGAATGAGTGACGCCGAACGCCGTGTGATCATGCGAAACCTCGGGTTCTTTTCCACCGCCGAAAGCTTGGTCGGCAACAATCTTGTATTGGCGATCTTTAAACATGTGACCAATGCCGAGTGTCGCCAATACTTGTTGCGACAAGCCTTTGAAGAGGCGGTGCATTCACACACGTTTTTGTACGTGGTCGATAGTTTGGGGTTGAACGAAGGCGAAGTGTTCAATATGTACCACGAGGTCCCTTCGATCGCGCGGAAGGATGCCTTTGAGACCGAGTTGACCGCCGAAGTGCTCGATCCGCACTTCACCACGTCGACGGAGGAAGGGGCCCAGACGTTCCTAAAGAATTTGATCGGATACTACCTGATCATGGAAGGCGTGTTCTTTTACACGGGCTTTGTGATGATGTTGTCGTTTCATCGCCGCAATCTGATGACCGGAATCGGCGAGCAGTTTCAATACATTTTGCGTGACGAAACCATCCATTTGAATTTCGGTATCGATCTGATCAACGGCATCAAGGCTGAGAATCCTCAGCTCTGGACCGAGTCGTTCCAGCACGCGATGATCGACCGTGTCAAGCAAGCGGTCGAGTTGGAGCTGGAGTATGCGAGCGATTGTTTGCCCACCGGGATCCTGGGGTTGAATCATGACCTGTTCCGCGATTACGTCCAACATATTGCCGACCGGCGACTCGAACGCATCGGGCTACCGATGCAATACGGTTCTTCGAATCCGTTTCCATGGATGAGCGAGACGATGGATTTGGCTAAAGAGAAGAACTTCTTCGAAACTCGCGTGACCGAGTACCAGTCGGCCGGCAGCTTGAGCTGGGACTGA